One genomic window of Nicotiana sylvestris chromosome 10, ASM39365v2, whole genome shotgun sequence includes the following:
- the LOC104230785 gene encoding mitochondrial uncoupling protein 3 isoform X2, producing the protein MEAQELNDGRKAHTTKIALTAISAMAAETATFPIDLIKTRLQLHGESLPSSRRTSAVRVVSEILKNDGALGLYKGLSPAIIRHLFYTPIRIVNYEFLRNFLVPADHTVSLSSKALIGGLSGVIAQVVASPADLVKVRMQADSRMASQGLSATTLSCPADVIKTRMMNQAADKQGKNKYRNSYDCLVKTVRIEGVKALWKGFFPTWARLGPWQFVFWVSYEKFRQIAGLSSF; encoded by the exons ATGGAAGCTCAAGAGCTAAACGACGGCCGGAAAGCCCATACAACAAAAATAGCTCTAACAGCAATATCGGCGATGGCGGCGGAAACAGCAACTTTTCCGATTGACCTCATAAAGACGCGGCTTCAACTCCACGGTGAATCTCTCCCCTCATCTCGCCGGACATCCGCCGTTCGAGTAGTATCAGAGATCTTAAAAAACGACGGCGCTTTAGGACTATACAAAGGATTATCACCGGCAATTATAAGACATTTATTTTACACTCCAATCCGAATCGTGAATTATGAATTTTTGCGGAATTTTTTGGTTCCTGCTGATCATACTGTTTCTCTGTCTAGCAAAGCCTTAATTGGTGGACTATCTGGTGTTATTGCTCAG GTTGTGGCAAGCCCAGCTGATCTTGTCAAAGTTAGGATGCAAGCAGACAGTAGAATGGCAAGTCAGG GCTTGTCAGCTACTACATTGAGTTGTCCGGCAGATGTAATTAAGACAAGAATGATGAATCAGGCTGCTGACAAGCAAGGGAAGAATAAGTATAGAAACTCCTATGATTGTCTTGTCAAAACTGTCAGAATTGAAGGAGTCAAAGCATTGTGGAAGGGATTCTTTCCTACATGGGCAAGACTTGGCCCTTGGCAATTTGTATTCTGGGTATCATATGAAAAATTCCGACAAATTGCTGGTCTCTCTTCATTTTAA
- the LOC104230785 gene encoding mitochondrial uncoupling protein 3 isoform X1, which produces MEAQELNDGRKAHTTKIALTAISAMAAETATFPIDLIKTRLQLHGESLPSSRRTSAVRVVSEILKNDGALGLYKGLSPAIIRHLFYTPIRIVNYEFLRNFLVPADHTVSLSSKALIGGLSGVIAQVVASPADLVKVRMQADSRMASQGMEPRYCGPFDAFNKIIRTESFRGLWKGVFPNVQRAFLVNMGELACYDHAKRFVINNNIANDNIYSHTLSSIMSGLSATTLSCPADVIKTRMMNQAADKQGKNKYRNSYDCLVKTVRIEGVKALWKGFFPTWARLGPWQFVFWVSYEKFRQIAGLSSF; this is translated from the exons ATGGAAGCTCAAGAGCTAAACGACGGCCGGAAAGCCCATACAACAAAAATAGCTCTAACAGCAATATCGGCGATGGCGGCGGAAACAGCAACTTTTCCGATTGACCTCATAAAGACGCGGCTTCAACTCCACGGTGAATCTCTCCCCTCATCTCGCCGGACATCCGCCGTTCGAGTAGTATCAGAGATCTTAAAAAACGACGGCGCTTTAGGACTATACAAAGGATTATCACCGGCAATTATAAGACATTTATTTTACACTCCAATCCGAATCGTGAATTATGAATTTTTGCGGAATTTTTTGGTTCCTGCTGATCATACTGTTTCTCTGTCTAGCAAAGCCTTAATTGGTGGACTATCTGGTGTTATTGCTCAG GTTGTGGCAAGCCCAGCTGATCTTGTCAAAGTTAGGATGCAAGCAGACAGTAGAATGGCAAGTCAGGGTATGGAACCTCGATATTGTGGGCCATTTGATGCTTTTAACAAGATTATTCGGACTGAAAGCTTCCGAGGACTTTGGAAAGGCGTGTTCCCAAATGTCCAAAGAGCTTTCTTAGTTAACATGGGAGAATTGGCATGCTATGATCATGCAAAGCGCTTTGTTATCAACAACAACATAGCGAATGATAATATTTACTCACACACTTTATCATCTATAATGTCAGGCTTGTCAGCTACTACATTGAGTTGTCCGGCAGATGTAATTAAGACAAGAATGATGAATCAGGCTGCTGACAAGCAAGGGAAGAATAAGTATAGAAACTCCTATGATTGTCTTGTCAAAACTGTCAGAATTGAAGGAGTCAAAGCATTGTGGAAGGGATTCTTTCCTACATGGGCAAGACTTGGCCCTTGGCAATTTGTATTCTGGGTATCATATGAAAAATTCCGACAAATTGCTGGTCTCTCTTCATTTTAA